One stretch of Chaetodon auriga isolate fChaAug3 chromosome 18, fChaAug3.hap1, whole genome shotgun sequence DNA includes these proteins:
- the zc3h14 gene encoding zinc finger CCCH domain-containing protein 14 isoform X2 yields MANMEIGAEISKKIRAAIKGKLQELGAYIDEELPDYIMVMVANKKTSQQMADDLSLFLGNNTIKFTAWLQGVLEKLRSVAVEPASLRNPLQSDGGTAAGRSRSSVSEDGKAEESKVLTVSSSRSDRTEARVSSSAHESRRAAIEKSSSRLTSTVKPLMEPLPSEAVIDIKPEMDDDLMAEDPVEIGTNHGRTCGNAGRPTAEIYRPGQSKFTSVGSADTCRPTEGSSHSRSSRSSRTGSSKEELSRKRKAPVASSVVRVSRMADEDSDDVEEEDAGYGGRGLSSRVSLPSKPERKPTLPPAKQANRNLILKAISEAQDSITKTTAYPTIPQRQTVPVAPRTRLASSQEMTAAIQLVQEHLHSLAPRVQAYTSTELPPSRTPASARSLASRLQLDFTESSDGGEQSDYGIEITEGSETKTFDTRSFIVSPPQLQEPSARNQQRLQVREDVQSALLRTVQASKERGDSASPKFIVTLDGVPSPLGNLADYEMELDGVRAPAKVTEATIHVNREPKVSVLHRLQGAVTALEDDVMDVEMAEEDAGPLKKQRVMERCKFWPVCKSGDECLYHHPTTQCKTFPSCKFGDKCLFVHPNCKYDARCSKPDCPFTHVSRRSTAAPPKRPAVQPVQTTTSVCRFFPDCKKMDCPFYHPKPCRFAAQCKRAGCTFYHPTTSVPPRHALRWTKTQSS; encoded by the exons ATGGCAAACATGGAGATCGGGGCAGAGATCAGCAAGAAAATAAGA GCTGCTATCAAGGGCAAGCTTCAAGAGCTCGGTGCATACATTG ATGAGGAGCTTCCTGACTATATTATGGTGATGGTAGCAAACAAGAAAACCTCCCAGCAGATGGCTGACGATCTCTCCCTTTTCCTTGGAAATAACACTATTAAATTCACAGCCTG GCTACAGGGTGTCCTTGAGAAGTTAAGATCTGTTGCAGTTG AGCCTGCATCCCTCAGAAATCCGCTCCAGTCTGACGGCGGtactgcggctgggaggagcCGATCATCTGTAAGTGAAGACGGCAAGGCAGAGGAGTCGAAGGTGCTGACAGTGTCCAGCTCACGCTCTGACAGGACTGAAGCGCGCGTGTCCAGTTCCGCTCATGAGAGCAG GAGAGCCGCCATAGAGAAGAGTTCCTCTCGACTTACCTCCACTGTTAAGCCCCTCATGGAACCCCTCCCCTCAGAGGCTGTTATTGACATCAAACCAGAAATGGACGATGACCTCATGGCTGAGGACCCTGTAGAAATAGGCACCAACCATGGTCGAACATGCGGCAACGCTGGTCGGCCCACTGCTGAAATCTATAGACCGGGCCAGAGCAAGTTTACATCAGTGGGCTCTGCGGACACGTGTCGACCCACAGAAGGATCCTcacacagcagaagcagcagaagctcCAGAACCGGATCTAGCAAG GAGGAGTTGTCGCGGAAACGTAAGGCACCAGTGGCGAGTTCGGTGGTGCGAGTGAGTCGAATGGCAGATGAGGACAGCGATGatgtggaagaggaggacgCGGGCTATGGAGGAAGAGGCCTGTCCAGTAGAGTGTCCCTACCCTCCAAACCAGAGCGCAA aCCTACTCTCCCTCCAGCCAAGCAGGCCAACAGGAATCTGATACTGAAGGCCATATCTGAAGCTCAGGACTCAATCACCAAAACCACAGCTTACCCCACAA tacCACAGAGGCAGACCGTTCCTGTGGCTCCTCGTACTCGCTTGGCCAGCAGTCAAGAGATGACTGCGGCCATCCAGCTGGTCCAGGAGCACCTCCACAGCCTGGCCCCCAGGGTTCAGGCCTACACCTCCACAGAGCTACCTCCCTCCAGAACACCTG CTTCAGCGAGGTCTTTAGCTTCACGCCTGCAGTTGGACTTCACAGagagcagtgatggaggagagcaAAGTGACTATG GCATTGAGATCACTGAAGGCAGCGAGACAAAGACGTTTGACACCCGCTCGTTCATAGTGAGTCCGCCGCAACTTCAAGAACCTTCAGCCAGAAACCAGCAGCGTCTTCAGGTCAGAGAGGACGTCCAGTCTGCCTTACTACGCACTGTCCAGGCcag TAAGGAGAGGGGCGACTCTGCCAGCCCCAAGTTCATAGTGACGTTAGATGGGGTACCGAGCCCGCTGGGAAACCTTGCAGACTATGAGATGGAGCTGGATGGCGTGAGAGCACCCGCAAAAGTCACAGAGGCCACCATCCATGTCAACAGGGAGCCCAAAGTCAGCGTCCTTCACAGACTACAGGGAGCAGTCACAGCATTAGAAG ATGACGTGATGGACGTTGAGATGGCGGAGGAGGATGCTGGCCCTTTAAAGAAACAGAGGGTGATGGAGAGATGCAAGTTCTGGCCCGTCTGTAAAAGCGGAGATGAGTGTTTGTACCATCATCCGACAACACAGTGCAA gACTTTTCCCAGCTGCAAGTTCGGGGATAAATGCCTTTTTGTCCATCCTAATTGTAAGTACGACGCCCGGTGTAGCAAGCCAGACTGTCCCTTCACTCACGTCAGTCGCAGAAGCACAGCTGCTCCTCCGAAAAGGCCAG CAGTGCAGCCAGTGCAAACCACCACGAGTGTGTGTCGCTTCTTCCCAGACTGCAAGAAGATGGACTGTCCGTTTTATCATCCCAAG CCATGCCGCTTTGCGGCGCAGTGTAAGCGAGCTGGATGCACCTTCTACCACCCGACCACATCTGTGCCTCCAAGACACGCCCTGAgatggacaaaaacacaaagcag CTAA
- the zc3h14 gene encoding zinc finger CCCH domain-containing protein 14 isoform X3, producing the protein MANMEIGAEISKKIRAAIKGKLQELGAYIDEELPDYIMVMVANKKTSQQMADDLSLFLGNNTIKFTAWLQGVLEKLRSVAVEPASLRNPLQSDGGTAAGRSRSSVSEDGKAEESKVLTVSSSRSDRTEARVSSSAHESRRAAIEKSSSRLTSTVKPLMEPLPSEAVIDIKPEMDDDLMAEDPVEIGTNHGRTCGNAGRPTAEIYRPGQSKFTSVGSADTCRPTEGSSHSRSSRSSRTGSSKQEELSRKRKAPVASSVVRVSRMADEDSDDVEEEDAGYGGRGLSSRVSLPSKPERKPTLPPAKQANRNLILKAISEAQDSITKTTAYPTIPQRQTVPVAPRTRLASSQEMTAAIQLVQEHLHSLAPRVQAYTSTELPPSRTPASARSLASRLQLDFTESSDGGEQSDYGIEITEGSETKTFDTRSFIVSPPQLQEPSARNQQRLQVREDVQSALLRTVQASKERGDSASPKFIVTLDGVPSPLGNLADYEMELDGVRAPAKVTEATIHVNREPKVSVLHRLQGAVTALEDDVMDVEMAEEDAGPLKKQRVMERCKFWPVCKSGDECLYHHPTTQCKTFPSCKFGDKCLFVHPNCKYDARCSKPDCPFTHVSRRSTAAPPKRPVQPVQTTTSVCRFFPDCKKMDCPFYHPKPCRFAAQCKRAGCTFYHPTTSVPPRHALRWTKTQSS; encoded by the exons ATGGCAAACATGGAGATCGGGGCAGAGATCAGCAAGAAAATAAGA GCTGCTATCAAGGGCAAGCTTCAAGAGCTCGGTGCATACATTG ATGAGGAGCTTCCTGACTATATTATGGTGATGGTAGCAAACAAGAAAACCTCCCAGCAGATGGCTGACGATCTCTCCCTTTTCCTTGGAAATAACACTATTAAATTCACAGCCTG GCTACAGGGTGTCCTTGAGAAGTTAAGATCTGTTGCAGTTG AGCCTGCATCCCTCAGAAATCCGCTCCAGTCTGACGGCGGtactgcggctgggaggagcCGATCATCTGTAAGTGAAGACGGCAAGGCAGAGGAGTCGAAGGTGCTGACAGTGTCCAGCTCACGCTCTGACAGGACTGAAGCGCGCGTGTCCAGTTCCGCTCATGAGAGCAG GAGAGCCGCCATAGAGAAGAGTTCCTCTCGACTTACCTCCACTGTTAAGCCCCTCATGGAACCCCTCCCCTCAGAGGCTGTTATTGACATCAAACCAGAAATGGACGATGACCTCATGGCTGAGGACCCTGTAGAAATAGGCACCAACCATGGTCGAACATGCGGCAACGCTGGTCGGCCCACTGCTGAAATCTATAGACCGGGCCAGAGCAAGTTTACATCAGTGGGCTCTGCGGACACGTGTCGACCCACAGAAGGATCCTcacacagcagaagcagcagaagctcCAGAACCGGATCTAGCAAG CAGGAGGAGTTGTCGCGGAAACGTAAGGCACCAGTGGCGAGTTCGGTGGTGCGAGTGAGTCGAATGGCAGATGAGGACAGCGATGatgtggaagaggaggacgCGGGCTATGGAGGAAGAGGCCTGTCCAGTAGAGTGTCCCTACCCTCCAAACCAGAGCGCAA aCCTACTCTCCCTCCAGCCAAGCAGGCCAACAGGAATCTGATACTGAAGGCCATATCTGAAGCTCAGGACTCAATCACCAAAACCACAGCTTACCCCACAA tacCACAGAGGCAGACCGTTCCTGTGGCTCCTCGTACTCGCTTGGCCAGCAGTCAAGAGATGACTGCGGCCATCCAGCTGGTCCAGGAGCACCTCCACAGCCTGGCCCCCAGGGTTCAGGCCTACACCTCCACAGAGCTACCTCCCTCCAGAACACCTG CTTCAGCGAGGTCTTTAGCTTCACGCCTGCAGTTGGACTTCACAGagagcagtgatggaggagagcaAAGTGACTATG GCATTGAGATCACTGAAGGCAGCGAGACAAAGACGTTTGACACCCGCTCGTTCATAGTGAGTCCGCCGCAACTTCAAGAACCTTCAGCCAGAAACCAGCAGCGTCTTCAGGTCAGAGAGGACGTCCAGTCTGCCTTACTACGCACTGTCCAGGCcag TAAGGAGAGGGGCGACTCTGCCAGCCCCAAGTTCATAGTGACGTTAGATGGGGTACCGAGCCCGCTGGGAAACCTTGCAGACTATGAGATGGAGCTGGATGGCGTGAGAGCACCCGCAAAAGTCACAGAGGCCACCATCCATGTCAACAGGGAGCCCAAAGTCAGCGTCCTTCACAGACTACAGGGAGCAGTCACAGCATTAGAAG ATGACGTGATGGACGTTGAGATGGCGGAGGAGGATGCTGGCCCTTTAAAGAAACAGAGGGTGATGGAGAGATGCAAGTTCTGGCCCGTCTGTAAAAGCGGAGATGAGTGTTTGTACCATCATCCGACAACACAGTGCAA gACTTTTCCCAGCTGCAAGTTCGGGGATAAATGCCTTTTTGTCCATCCTAATTGTAAGTACGACGCCCGGTGTAGCAAGCCAGACTGTCCCTTCACTCACGTCAGTCGCAGAAGCACAGCTGCTCCTCCGAAAAGGCCAG TGCAGCCAGTGCAAACCACCACGAGTGTGTGTCGCTTCTTCCCAGACTGCAAGAAGATGGACTGTCCGTTTTATCATCCCAAG CCATGCCGCTTTGCGGCGCAGTGTAAGCGAGCTGGATGCACCTTCTACCACCCGACCACATCTGTGCCTCCAAGACACGCCCTGAgatggacaaaaacacaaagcag CTAA
- the zc3h14 gene encoding zinc finger CCCH domain-containing protein 14 isoform X1, whose protein sequence is MANMEIGAEISKKIRAAIKGKLQELGAYIDEELPDYIMVMVANKKTSQQMADDLSLFLGNNTIKFTAWLQGVLEKLRSVAVEPASLRNPLQSDGGTAAGRSRSSVSEDGKAEESKVLTVSSSRSDRTEARVSSSAHESRRAAIEKSSSRLTSTVKPLMEPLPSEAVIDIKPEMDDDLMAEDPVEIGTNHGRTCGNAGRPTAEIYRPGQSKFTSVGSADTCRPTEGSSHSRSSRSSRTGSSKQEELSRKRKAPVASSVVRVSRMADEDSDDVEEEDAGYGGRGLSSRVSLPSKPERKPTLPPAKQANRNLILKAISEAQDSITKTTAYPTIPQRQTVPVAPRTRLASSQEMTAAIQLVQEHLHSLAPRVQAYTSTELPPSRTPASARSLASRLQLDFTESSDGGEQSDYGIEITEGSETKTFDTRSFIVSPPQLQEPSARNQQRLQVREDVQSALLRTVQASKERGDSASPKFIVTLDGVPSPLGNLADYEMELDGVRAPAKVTEATIHVNREPKVSVLHRLQGAVTALEDDVMDVEMAEEDAGPLKKQRVMERCKFWPVCKSGDECLYHHPTTQCKTFPSCKFGDKCLFVHPNCKYDARCSKPDCPFTHVSRRSTAAPPKRPAVQPVQTTTSVCRFFPDCKKMDCPFYHPKPCRFAAQCKRAGCTFYHPTTSVPPRHALRWTKTQSS, encoded by the exons ATGGCAAACATGGAGATCGGGGCAGAGATCAGCAAGAAAATAAGA GCTGCTATCAAGGGCAAGCTTCAAGAGCTCGGTGCATACATTG ATGAGGAGCTTCCTGACTATATTATGGTGATGGTAGCAAACAAGAAAACCTCCCAGCAGATGGCTGACGATCTCTCCCTTTTCCTTGGAAATAACACTATTAAATTCACAGCCTG GCTACAGGGTGTCCTTGAGAAGTTAAGATCTGTTGCAGTTG AGCCTGCATCCCTCAGAAATCCGCTCCAGTCTGACGGCGGtactgcggctgggaggagcCGATCATCTGTAAGTGAAGACGGCAAGGCAGAGGAGTCGAAGGTGCTGACAGTGTCCAGCTCACGCTCTGACAGGACTGAAGCGCGCGTGTCCAGTTCCGCTCATGAGAGCAG GAGAGCCGCCATAGAGAAGAGTTCCTCTCGACTTACCTCCACTGTTAAGCCCCTCATGGAACCCCTCCCCTCAGAGGCTGTTATTGACATCAAACCAGAAATGGACGATGACCTCATGGCTGAGGACCCTGTAGAAATAGGCACCAACCATGGTCGAACATGCGGCAACGCTGGTCGGCCCACTGCTGAAATCTATAGACCGGGCCAGAGCAAGTTTACATCAGTGGGCTCTGCGGACACGTGTCGACCCACAGAAGGATCCTcacacagcagaagcagcagaagctcCAGAACCGGATCTAGCAAG CAGGAGGAGTTGTCGCGGAAACGTAAGGCACCAGTGGCGAGTTCGGTGGTGCGAGTGAGTCGAATGGCAGATGAGGACAGCGATGatgtggaagaggaggacgCGGGCTATGGAGGAAGAGGCCTGTCCAGTAGAGTGTCCCTACCCTCCAAACCAGAGCGCAA aCCTACTCTCCCTCCAGCCAAGCAGGCCAACAGGAATCTGATACTGAAGGCCATATCTGAAGCTCAGGACTCAATCACCAAAACCACAGCTTACCCCACAA tacCACAGAGGCAGACCGTTCCTGTGGCTCCTCGTACTCGCTTGGCCAGCAGTCAAGAGATGACTGCGGCCATCCAGCTGGTCCAGGAGCACCTCCACAGCCTGGCCCCCAGGGTTCAGGCCTACACCTCCACAGAGCTACCTCCCTCCAGAACACCTG CTTCAGCGAGGTCTTTAGCTTCACGCCTGCAGTTGGACTTCACAGagagcagtgatggaggagagcaAAGTGACTATG GCATTGAGATCACTGAAGGCAGCGAGACAAAGACGTTTGACACCCGCTCGTTCATAGTGAGTCCGCCGCAACTTCAAGAACCTTCAGCCAGAAACCAGCAGCGTCTTCAGGTCAGAGAGGACGTCCAGTCTGCCTTACTACGCACTGTCCAGGCcag TAAGGAGAGGGGCGACTCTGCCAGCCCCAAGTTCATAGTGACGTTAGATGGGGTACCGAGCCCGCTGGGAAACCTTGCAGACTATGAGATGGAGCTGGATGGCGTGAGAGCACCCGCAAAAGTCACAGAGGCCACCATCCATGTCAACAGGGAGCCCAAAGTCAGCGTCCTTCACAGACTACAGGGAGCAGTCACAGCATTAGAAG ATGACGTGATGGACGTTGAGATGGCGGAGGAGGATGCTGGCCCTTTAAAGAAACAGAGGGTGATGGAGAGATGCAAGTTCTGGCCCGTCTGTAAAAGCGGAGATGAGTGTTTGTACCATCATCCGACAACACAGTGCAA gACTTTTCCCAGCTGCAAGTTCGGGGATAAATGCCTTTTTGTCCATCCTAATTGTAAGTACGACGCCCGGTGTAGCAAGCCAGACTGTCCCTTCACTCACGTCAGTCGCAGAAGCACAGCTGCTCCTCCGAAAAGGCCAG CAGTGCAGCCAGTGCAAACCACCACGAGTGTGTGTCGCTTCTTCCCAGACTGCAAGAAGATGGACTGTCCGTTTTATCATCCCAAG CCATGCCGCTTTGCGGCGCAGTGTAAGCGAGCTGGATGCACCTTCTACCACCCGACCACATCTGTGCCTCCAAGACACGCCCTGAgatggacaaaaacacaaagcag CTAA